One genomic region from Drosophila busckii strain San Diego stock center, stock number 13000-0081.31 chromosome 3R, ASM1175060v1, whole genome shotgun sequence encodes:
- the LOC108604158 gene encoding protein phosphatase Slingshot isoform X3 has translation MALVTVQRSPSVADSCSNSDGEAEDDEGNGNGNGNKGERTECYFAGKGTALVLALSDIPQHAERRLSTDSTRSTNSTQSTNSDIQLHLQSMLCLLQREDTLKMAVKLESQRSNRTRYLVIVSRSCCRPSAPSERRFKIQRHNSVKAAETAAPLITSTATSPAQRQLSVDSHKTQSEETAKRLAKCDSDERERGDNKLNSNGVEESCLLGIDCNERTTIGLVVPILADTKIHLDGDGGFSVAVYEKTRLFKPVSVQAMWSALQTLHKVSRKARENNFYPSGPSHDWLSSYERRIESDQSCLNEWNAMDSLESRRPPSPDAIRNKPTAKEETEGVIKQKLKAIMMSVDLDEVTSKYIRGRLEDLLDMDLGEYKSFIDAEMLLILGQMDAPTKIFEHVYLGSEWNASNLEELQKNGVRHILNVTREIDNFFPGSFEYFNVRVYDDEKTNLLKYWDDTFRYISRAKAEGSKVLVHCKMGVSRSASVVIAYAMKAYKWEFERALQHVKERRSCIKPNKNFLNQLETYSGMLDAMKNKEKLQRSKSETNLKSTKDARLLPGSEPTPLIQALNQAKSKSSSGDASAEQSSHARDHQHRRSSAQKQRRLMRRSSSTSPKTQSAVEVTKQQSQSMENLTPERSVAEEPKNMRYPGSNGENYSVTQNQVLHIQKHTPLSVRTRIHDLEAHQEPRRTGTVWTSQSKLITQTCFTQSELVRDKRQRRKTHSWTESFGPSGGIILDALPQQQTLRHGALPSRHASWGSGDNRNSLPLRNSSCSYYDSNRNTTAIFEGEIQDLKRSSSSNCNSSEATPTPAQLGTVKRTKQKLEENTALKKRCQEQELEQLEPTPTPTNVKKCANLQRSASAVSSTRQRQPLRCNSEELMHTSDIENKNTASDLAVVLRSATAQAVSEEQRISGNVQILKQNFEAKAGGAHVTAAAAATVATTATTVAIVNTVASNKKCSTHQSLPSSPVAQHAELPDNVAAASSNSSDSSVSETCDRNVKGLVHKYQTTSGSKQAIAAATTTSTAATPSLPTTTTAAAAATTTTTISVTSFKQRPRSYYDRSLSHKAHDYSENRPPPAPARHQQSQHQQHAAAANSSNSNTQTEQVQHRRLAQHGKTHPLTRLSLPKQSFNTAAYNTIDPNL, from the exons atGGCGCTTGTGACGGTGCAGCGTTCGCCAAGTGTGGCAGACTCATGTTCAAATTCG GACGGTGAGGCCGAAGATGACGAAGgtaatggcaatggcaatggcaacaaaggCGAGCGGACTGAATGCTACTTTGCGGGCAAAGGCACAGCTTTAGTGTTGGCGCTCAGTGATATACCACAGCATGCGGAGCGGCGTCTAAGCACCGACTCCACACGCTCCACCAACAGCACACAGAGCACCAACTCCGATATacagttgcatttgcagtcCATGCTTTGCCTACTGCAGCGCGAGGATACGCTTAAGATG GCTGTCAAGCTGGAGTCGCAGCGTTCGAATCGAACGCGTTATCTTGTGATTGTTTCGCGCAGTTGTTGTCGTCCCTCCGCGCCCAGCGAACGTCGCTTCAAAATCCAGCGTCACAACTCTGTCAAAGCAGCAGAAACTGCGGCTCCGCTCATCACCAGCACTGCGACGTCGCCAGCGCAGCGGCAACTATCAGTGGACAGCCATAAAACGCAATCGGAGGAGACGGCCAAGCGCCTGGCCAAATGTGATTCAGATGAGCGCGAGCGCGGCGATAACAAGTTAAACTCCAATGGCGTTGAGGAGTCCTGTCTTCTAGGCATTGACTGCAATGAGCGCACTACCATTGGCTTGGTGGTGCCCATACTGGCTGATACCAAAATACATTTGGATGGCGATGG CGGCTTTAGCGTCGCTGTTTACGAAAAGACGCGTCTCTTTAAGCCCGTATCGGTGCAGGCCATGTG GTCTGCATTGCAAACGCTGCACAAAGTGTCGCGCAAGGCTCGTGAGAATAACTTTTATCCTAGCGGACCATCGCACGATTGGCTGAGCAGCTATGAGAGACGCATTGAGTCGGATCAGTCGTGCCTAAATGAATGGAATGCCATGGATTCGCTAGAGAGTCGTCGCCCGCCCTCACCAGATGCCATAAGAAACAa GCCCACTGCTAAGGAGGAAACCGAAGGtgttattaaacaaaagcttaaagctaTAATGATGTCAGTGGACTTGGATGAGGTTACTTCCAAATATATACGTGGCCGTTTGGAGGATTTATTAGACATGGATCTAGGCGAATATAAATCGTTTATAGATGCCGAAATGTTGCTTATATTGGGACAAATGGATGCGCCTACAAAAATCTTTGAGCATGTCTATTTGGGCTCAGAATGGAATGCGAGCAATTTGGAGGAACTACAAAAGAATGG AGTGCgtcatattttaaatgtaacgCGTGAGATAGACAACTTTTTCCCCGGCTCCTTTGAGTATTTCAATGTGCGTGTCTATGACGATGAGAAAACCAATTTGCTCAAATATTGGGACGATACCTTCCGTTATATATCGCGCGCCAAGGCTGAAGGCAGCAAGGTGCTGGTGCACTGCAAAATGGGCGTAAGTCGCTCCGCCTCTGTGGTCATAGCGTATGCCATGAAAGCCTATAAATGGGAATTCGAGCGTGCGCTGCAGCATGTCAAGGAGCGTCGCAGCTGCATCAAGCCGAACAAAAACTTTCTCAACCAGCTGGAAACCTACAGCGGTATGCTGGATGCCATGAAGAACAAGGAGaagctgcagcgcagcaagAGCGAGACCAATTTGAAGAGCACAAAGGATGCACGCCTGCTGCCGGGCAGCGAGCCCACGCCATTAATACAAGCGCTCAATCAGGCCAAGTCCAAAAGCAGCTCGGGCGATGCCAGTGCCGAGCAGAGCAGCCATGCACGTGATCATCAACATCGGCGCAGCAGCGCGCAAAAGCAGCGTCGTCTTATGCGCCGCTCCAGCAGCACTTCGCCCAAAACACAAAGCGCCGTGGAGGTGACCAAGCAGCAAAGTCAATCCATGGAGAATCTGACGCCGGAGCGCAGCGTTGCAGAGGAGCCCAAGAACATGCGCTATCCGGGCAGCAATGGCGAAAACTACAGCGTCACTCAGAATCAAGTGCTGCACATACAGAAGCATACGCCGCTGTCTGTGCGCACGCGCATTCATGATCTCGAGGCGCATCAGGAGCCGCGTCGCACAGGCACTGTGTGGACCTCACAGTCCAAGCTGATAACGCAGACCTGCTTTACGCAGTCGGAGCTCGTGCGGGACAAGCGACAGCGTCGCAAAACACACTCCTGGACAGAGTCGTTTGGCCCCAGTGGCGGCATCATACTGGACGcactgccgcagcagcagacgctgcgTCACGGTGCGCTGCCCTCGCGTCATGCCAGCTGGGGATCGGGAGATAATCGCAATAGCTTGCCActgcgcaacagcagctgcagttactATGACAGCAATCGCAATACCACAGCCATTTTCGAAGGCGAGATACAGGATctgaagcgcagcagcagcagcaactgcaacagcagcgaggCAACGCCAACTCCAGCGCAGCTGGGCACTGTAAAGCGCACCAAGCAGAAGCTGGAGGAGAATACAGCGCTGAAGAAACGCTgccaggagcaggagctggaaCAACTTGAACCCACGCCAACGCCAACCAATGTCAAAAAGTGTGCCAACCTGCAGCGCAGCGCATCCGCAGTGAGCAGCACACGTCAGCGTCAGCCGCTGCGTTGCAACAGCGAGGAGCTGATGCACACCAGCGATATTGAGAATAAAAACACTGCCAGCGATTTGGCTGTGGTATTGCGTTCAGCCACTGCACAAGCTGTAAGCGAGGAGCAGCGCATCTCGGGCAATGTGCAAATACTCAAACAGAATTTTGAAGCCAAAGCGGGCGGCGCCCAtgtcacagctgctgctgctgcaacagttgcaacaacggcaacaactgTTGCAATTGTCAACACTGttgccagcaataaaaaatgcagcacacATCAATCGCTGCCCTCCTCGCCAGTAGCGCAGCATGCCGAGCTGCCGGAcaatgttgcagctgccagcagcaattcATCCGACTCCAGCGTAAGCGAAACTTGTGATCGTAATGTTAAAGGTCTAGTgcataaatatcaaacaaCTTCCGGCAGTAAAcaagcaatagcagcagcaacaacaacatcaacagcagcaacaccatcACTGCCGACAAccactacagcagcagcagcagcaacaacaacaacaactataagcGTCACTAGCTTCAAGCAACGCCCGCGCTCCTACTATGATCGCTCCTTGTCGCATAAAGCGCATGACTATAGCGAGAATCGACCACCGCCTGCGCCAGCAAGACACCAACAGAgccaacatcaacaacatgccgccgccgccaacagcagcaacagcaatacacAAACGGAGCAAGTGCAGCATCGTCGGTTAGCGCAGCATGGCAAAACGCATCCACTGACTAGGCTAAGTTTACCAAAGCAAAGCTTCAATACCGCTGCATACAATACCAT CGATCCCAATCTCTAA
- the LOC108604158 gene encoding protein phosphatase Slingshot isoform X5 — protein sequence MALVTVQRSPSVADSCSNSDGEAEDDEGNGNGNGNKGERTECYFAGKGTALVLALSDIPQHAERRLSTDSTRSTNSTQSTNSDIQLHLQSMLCLLQREDTLKMAVKLESQRSNRTRYLVIVSRSCCRPSAPSERRFKIQRHNSVKAAETAAPLITSTATSPAQRQLSVDSHKTQSEETAKRLAKCDSDERERGDNKLNSNGVEESCLLGIDCNERTTIGLVVPILADTKIHLDGDGGFSVAVYEKTRLFKPVSVQAMWSALQTLHKVSRKARENNFYPSGPSHDWLSSYERRIESDQSCLNEWNAMDSLESRRPPSPDAIRNKPTAKEETEGVIKQKLKAIMMSVDLDEVTSKYIRGRLEDLLDMDLGEYKSFIDAEMLLILGQMDAPTKIFEHVYLGSEWNASNLEELQKNGVRHILNVTREIDNFFPGSFEYFNVRVYDDEKTNLLKYWDDTFRYISRAKAEGSKVLVHCKMGVSRSASVVIAYAMKAYKWEFERALQHVKERRSCIKPNKNFLNQLETYSGMLDAMKNKEKLQRSKSETNLKSTKDARLLPGSEPTPLIQALNQAKSKSSSGDASAEQSSHARDHQHRRSSAQKQRRLMRRSSSTSPKTQSAVEVTKQQSQSMENLTPERSVAEEPKNMRYPGSNGENYSVTQNQVLHIQKHTPLSVRTRIHDLEAHQEPRRTGTVWTSQSKLITQTCFTQSELVRDKRQRRKTHSWTESFGPSGGIILDALPQQQTLRHGALPSRHASWGSGDNRNSLPLRNSSCSYYDSNRNTTAIFEGEIQDLKRSSSSNCNSSEATPTPAQLGTVKRTKQKLEENTALKKRCQEQELEQLEPTPTPTNVKKCANLQRSASAVSSTRQRQPLRCNSEELMHTSDIENKNTASDLAVVLRSATAQAVSEEQRISGNVQILKQNFEAKAGGAHVTAAAAATVATTATTVAIVNTVASNKKCSTHQSLPSSPVAQHAELPDNVAAASSNSSDSS from the exons atGGCGCTTGTGACGGTGCAGCGTTCGCCAAGTGTGGCAGACTCATGTTCAAATTCG GACGGTGAGGCCGAAGATGACGAAGgtaatggcaatggcaatggcaacaaaggCGAGCGGACTGAATGCTACTTTGCGGGCAAAGGCACAGCTTTAGTGTTGGCGCTCAGTGATATACCACAGCATGCGGAGCGGCGTCTAAGCACCGACTCCACACGCTCCACCAACAGCACACAGAGCACCAACTCCGATATacagttgcatttgcagtcCATGCTTTGCCTACTGCAGCGCGAGGATACGCTTAAGATG GCTGTCAAGCTGGAGTCGCAGCGTTCGAATCGAACGCGTTATCTTGTGATTGTTTCGCGCAGTTGTTGTCGTCCCTCCGCGCCCAGCGAACGTCGCTTCAAAATCCAGCGTCACAACTCTGTCAAAGCAGCAGAAACTGCGGCTCCGCTCATCACCAGCACTGCGACGTCGCCAGCGCAGCGGCAACTATCAGTGGACAGCCATAAAACGCAATCGGAGGAGACGGCCAAGCGCCTGGCCAAATGTGATTCAGATGAGCGCGAGCGCGGCGATAACAAGTTAAACTCCAATGGCGTTGAGGAGTCCTGTCTTCTAGGCATTGACTGCAATGAGCGCACTACCATTGGCTTGGTGGTGCCCATACTGGCTGATACCAAAATACATTTGGATGGCGATGG CGGCTTTAGCGTCGCTGTTTACGAAAAGACGCGTCTCTTTAAGCCCGTATCGGTGCAGGCCATGTG GTCTGCATTGCAAACGCTGCACAAAGTGTCGCGCAAGGCTCGTGAGAATAACTTTTATCCTAGCGGACCATCGCACGATTGGCTGAGCAGCTATGAGAGACGCATTGAGTCGGATCAGTCGTGCCTAAATGAATGGAATGCCATGGATTCGCTAGAGAGTCGTCGCCCGCCCTCACCAGATGCCATAAGAAACAa GCCCACTGCTAAGGAGGAAACCGAAGGtgttattaaacaaaagcttaaagctaTAATGATGTCAGTGGACTTGGATGAGGTTACTTCCAAATATATACGTGGCCGTTTGGAGGATTTATTAGACATGGATCTAGGCGAATATAAATCGTTTATAGATGCCGAAATGTTGCTTATATTGGGACAAATGGATGCGCCTACAAAAATCTTTGAGCATGTCTATTTGGGCTCAGAATGGAATGCGAGCAATTTGGAGGAACTACAAAAGAATGG AGTGCgtcatattttaaatgtaacgCGTGAGATAGACAACTTTTTCCCCGGCTCCTTTGAGTATTTCAATGTGCGTGTCTATGACGATGAGAAAACCAATTTGCTCAAATATTGGGACGATACCTTCCGTTATATATCGCGCGCCAAGGCTGAAGGCAGCAAGGTGCTGGTGCACTGCAAAATGGGCGTAAGTCGCTCCGCCTCTGTGGTCATAGCGTATGCCATGAAAGCCTATAAATGGGAATTCGAGCGTGCGCTGCAGCATGTCAAGGAGCGTCGCAGCTGCATCAAGCCGAACAAAAACTTTCTCAACCAGCTGGAAACCTACAGCGGTATGCTGGATGCCATGAAGAACAAGGAGaagctgcagcgcagcaagAGCGAGACCAATTTGAAGAGCACAAAGGATGCACGCCTGCTGCCGGGCAGCGAGCCCACGCCATTAATACAAGCGCTCAATCAGGCCAAGTCCAAAAGCAGCTCGGGCGATGCCAGTGCCGAGCAGAGCAGCCATGCACGTGATCATCAACATCGGCGCAGCAGCGCGCAAAAGCAGCGTCGTCTTATGCGCCGCTCCAGCAGCACTTCGCCCAAAACACAAAGCGCCGTGGAGGTGACCAAGCAGCAAAGTCAATCCATGGAGAATCTGACGCCGGAGCGCAGCGTTGCAGAGGAGCCCAAGAACATGCGCTATCCGGGCAGCAATGGCGAAAACTACAGCGTCACTCAGAATCAAGTGCTGCACATACAGAAGCATACGCCGCTGTCTGTGCGCACGCGCATTCATGATCTCGAGGCGCATCAGGAGCCGCGTCGCACAGGCACTGTGTGGACCTCACAGTCCAAGCTGATAACGCAGACCTGCTTTACGCAGTCGGAGCTCGTGCGGGACAAGCGACAGCGTCGCAAAACACACTCCTGGACAGAGTCGTTTGGCCCCAGTGGCGGCATCATACTGGACGcactgccgcagcagcagacgctgcgTCACGGTGCGCTGCCCTCGCGTCATGCCAGCTGGGGATCGGGAGATAATCGCAATAGCTTGCCActgcgcaacagcagctgcagttactATGACAGCAATCGCAATACCACAGCCATTTTCGAAGGCGAGATACAGGATctgaagcgcagcagcagcagcaactgcaacagcagcgaggCAACGCCAACTCCAGCGCAGCTGGGCACTGTAAAGCGCACCAAGCAGAAGCTGGAGGAGAATACAGCGCTGAAGAAACGCTgccaggagcaggagctggaaCAACTTGAACCCACGCCAACGCCAACCAATGTCAAAAAGTGTGCCAACCTGCAGCGCAGCGCATCCGCAGTGAGCAGCACACGTCAGCGTCAGCCGCTGCGTTGCAACAGCGAGGAGCTGATGCACACCAGCGATATTGAGAATAAAAACACTGCCAGCGATTTGGCTGTGGTATTGCGTTCAGCCACTGCACAAGCTGTAAGCGAGGAGCAGCGCATCTCGGGCAATGTGCAAATACTCAAACAGAATTTTGAAGCCAAAGCGGGCGGCGCCCAtgtcacagctgctgctgctgcaacagttgcaacaacggcaacaactgTTGCAATTGTCAACACTGttgccagcaataaaaaatgcagcacacATCAATCGCTGCCCTCCTCGCCAGTAGCGCAGCATGCCGAGCTGCCGGAcaatgttgcagctgccagcagcaattcATCCGACTCCAGC TAA